A single window of Bacillota bacterium DNA harbors:
- a CDS encoding C69 family dipeptidase, whose amino-acid sequence MSLLGGRRAYARLQILPLAAIFIAAIMVVATVSWTALACTSIPVTPGASADGSCMTTHTDDSGTDTFHVKVVPAADWPAGAMRPVLRNTDFGPYGQLANPIKSPGQIPQVPHTFAYINSSYSFQNEKQVGIGETTIGGRRELTNPSGWFDLVELQRIALERASSAREAIKIMGELAETYGYAIGGECLTVIDPNEAWMFEIFGPGPFWTPGCGKPGAVWAAARIPDGHVGVSANRSRIGAIDLSDPDHFMASPNIFSLAEEMGWWDPKSGKEFKVYETYGYKDYSAYNARREWRVLSMLAPSLNLDPNAERYPFSVKPDKPVTPQDIMKINRDHYEGTEYDLTVGMAAGPFGTPNRYPTPSKVNPPGSSGWERAISMFRAVYSTIVVARKNMPDWIGGMTWFGYDAPHSTCYIPIYCGATKLPKSFDVGMRGGSYDVFSRESAWWAFNFVSNWADLKYSYMIEDIKAVRDPLEAEFFAMQPVIEKTAIDLFRQDAGLARAFITNYTNSCANRVVDAYWKLASQLVGRYADGYVYGDDTFKMQSVGYPEWWLKEVGFGLSTIPSKK is encoded by the coding sequence ATGTCGTTGCTCGGAGGGAGAAGGGCTTACGCTCGTCTGCAGATTTTGCCTTTGGCCGCCATCTTCATAGCCGCAATCATGGTGGTGGCGACGGTCTCGTGGACGGCCCTTGCCTGCACGTCGATCCCGGTCACGCCGGGGGCTTCGGCCGATGGATCCTGCATGACTACGCACACCGATGACTCGGGGACGGACACCTTCCACGTCAAGGTTGTGCCCGCCGCCGACTGGCCCGCCGGAGCGATGCGTCCGGTTCTGCGCAACACGGATTTCGGTCCGTACGGGCAGCTGGCAAACCCGATCAAGTCACCGGGGCAGATCCCGCAGGTACCTCACACGTTCGCCTACATCAACTCGTCGTACTCCTTCCAGAACGAAAAACAGGTGGGAATAGGCGAGACTACCATCGGAGGGCGGCGGGAGCTCACCAACCCGAGCGGGTGGTTTGACCTCGTCGAGCTGCAAAGGATCGCGCTCGAGCGTGCGTCTAGCGCGCGCGAGGCAATCAAGATCATGGGAGAGCTCGCGGAGACGTACGGGTACGCGATCGGGGGCGAGTGTCTCACGGTCATAGATCCCAACGAGGCATGGATGTTCGAGATATTCGGACCCGGGCCTTTCTGGACGCCGGGCTGCGGAAAGCCGGGCGCCGTGTGGGCCGCGGCGCGCATACCCGACGGGCACGTCGGGGTGAGCGCCAACCGAAGCAGGATCGGGGCAATCGACTTGAGTGACCCGGACCACTTCATGGCGTCTCCGAACATCTTCTCCCTGGCTGAGGAGATGGGCTGGTGGGATCCCAAGAGCGGCAAGGAGTTCAAGGTGTACGAGACGTACGGGTACAAGGATTACTCCGCGTATAACGCTCGACGTGAGTGGAGGGTCTTGAGCATGCTGGCCCCGTCGCTCAACCTCGATCCGAACGCGGAGAGGTATCCGTTCTCGGTGAAACCCGACAAGCCCGTGACACCGCAGGACATCATGAAGATAAACAGGGATCACTACGAGGGGACGGAGTACGACCTCACGGTCGGGATGGCGGCCGGGCCGTTTGGGACGCCGAACCGCTATCCAACGCCGAGCAAGGTCAACCCGCCCGGAAGCTCCGGGTGGGAGCGGGCCATTTCCATGTTCCGCGCGGTGTACTCGACTATAGTGGTGGCCAGGAAGAACATGCCCGACTGGATAGGGGGTATGACGTGGTTTGGGTACGACGCGCCACATTCCACGTGCTACATCCCGATATACTGCGGCGCGACGAAGCTCCCGAAGTCGTTCGACGTAGGCATGAGGGGCGGCTCGTACGACGTGTTCAGCAGGGAGTCAGCATGGTGGGCGTTCAACTTCGTCTCGAACTGGGCCGACCTCAAGTACTCCTACATGATTGAGGACATAAAGGCGGTGCGCGATCCTCTCGAAGCCGAGTTCTTCGCGATGCAGCCGGTGATAGAGAAGACCGCGATCGACCTGTTCAGGCAGGATGCCGGACTTGCGCGTGCTTTCATCACCAACTACACGAACAGTTGCGCGAACCGGGTGGTAGACGCCTATTGGAAACTCGCAAGCCAACTCGTGGGGAGGTATGCAGACGGGTACGTGTATGGCGATGACACCTTTAAGATGCAGAGTGTCGGATATCCGGAGTGGTGGCTCAAGGAAGTTGGTTTCGGGCTCAGCACCATACCGTCGAAGAAGTGA
- a CDS encoding C69 family dipeptidase, translating to MMRAKLMRIRLAAIVLGVVVAVSAFAASALACTSIVVGKNASVDGSVMTTHTCDGRYEFRITVVPGKTHEPGSMRPVMKGGGQGADMPQAEKVGEIPQVAKTYTYFDIAYPFMNENQVMMGETTIGGRRELQNPDGWFLIWELQRVALERARTAREAIQIMGSLAEEYGYGDAGECLTVCDPNEAWFFEIFGAGPLQKGAIWAAVRIPDDEIGVSANRSRIREIKTDDPDNYMYSKNVFDFAKEMGWWDPSKGPFVFCEAYGPKDSYYNSRREWRVLSLLAPSLNLDPWAKTYPFTIKPDKKVSVADLMAIKRDHYEGTEFDLTKGLAAGPFGNPNRYATPATLGEWERAISMFRCSYSIVTQSRNWLPNPIGGVTWFGEDAPHSTCYVPFYCGATSVPLSFQIGRRDVFDRQSAWWAFNFVSNFADLKYSYMMEDIKKVAGAFEAEAFALQPAVEKAALELYKTDPALAVKYLTNYSNDLADRVVRAYWELADQLIVKYQDGYVNLKTVGYPEEWLKAVGFGKIVPPAGK from the coding sequence ATGATGAGAGCGAAGCTGATGAGAATCCGTCTAGCGGCCATAGTCCTTGGCGTGGTCGTGGCCGTGTCTGCCTTCGCGGCGTCCGCTCTGGCATGCACGTCCATCGTGGTCGGGAAGAACGCGTCGGTCGACGGATCGGTGATGACCACTCACACGTGCGATGGGAGGTACGAGTTCCGTATAACCGTGGTTCCCGGGAAGACGCATGAACCCGGGTCCATGCGCCCCGTCATGAAGGGCGGCGGCCAGGGCGCGGACATGCCCCAGGCGGAGAAGGTCGGGGAGATTCCCCAGGTTGCCAAGACGTACACGTACTTTGACATCGCTTACCCGTTCATGAACGAGAACCAGGTGATGATGGGCGAGACGACCATCGGGGGCCGGCGGGAGCTCCAGAATCCCGATGGCTGGTTCCTCATCTGGGAGCTGCAGAGGGTAGCCCTCGAGCGGGCGAGGACTGCCAGAGAGGCCATACAGATCATGGGGTCGCTTGCCGAGGAATACGGATACGGTGATGCGGGCGAGTGCCTCACGGTGTGCGACCCGAACGAAGCCTGGTTCTTCGAGATATTCGGGGCTGGCCCTCTGCAGAAGGGGGCCATCTGGGCGGCGGTGAGGATCCCCGACGACGAGATCGGCGTGAGCGCGAACCGCAGCCGCATCCGCGAGATAAAGACTGACGATCCGGACAACTATATGTACTCAAAGAACGTGTTCGACTTTGCGAAGGAGATGGGATGGTGGGATCCCTCGAAGGGTCCCTTCGTGTTCTGCGAGGCCTATGGTCCTAAAGACTCCTACTACAACAGCCGCCGTGAGTGGCGAGTGTTGAGCCTCCTCGCGCCGTCGCTGAACCTAGATCCGTGGGCGAAGACCTACCCGTTCACAATCAAGCCTGACAAGAAGGTGTCTGTCGCGGACCTCATGGCCATCAAGCGCGACCACTACGAGGGCACCGAGTTCGACCTCACCAAGGGCCTCGCGGCGGGGCCGTTCGGCAACCCCAACAGGTACGCCACTCCGGCCACGTTGGGCGAGTGGGAGCGCGCGATATCCATGTTCCGCTGCTCGTACAGCATCGTGACGCAGTCCAGGAACTGGCTCCCCAACCCGATAGGCGGCGTAACCTGGTTCGGCGAGGACGCGCCGCATTCAACGTGCTACGTCCCGTTCTACTGCGGCGCCACGTCTGTCCCGCTTTCGTTCCAGATCGGGCGGCGTGACGTGTTCGACAGGCAATCCGCGTGGTGGGCATTCAACTTCGTGTCGAACTTCGCGGATCTCAAGTATAGCTACATGATGGAGGACATCAAGAAAGTCGCCGGTGCCTTCGAGGCTGAGGCGTTCGCCCTTCAGCCAGCGGTGGAGAAAGCCGCCCTCGAGCTCTACAAGACCGACCCAGCGTTGGCCGTCAAGTACCTGACCAATTACTCCAACGACCTGGCTGACAGGGTGGTCCGCGCTTACTGGGAGCTCGCCGACCAACTCATAGTGAAGTACCAGGACGGGTACGTGAACTTAAAGACCGTTGGCTACCCGGAGGAATGGCTCAAAGCGGTTGGCTTCGGAAAGATCGTGCCTCCAGCAGGCAAGTAG
- a CDS encoding succinylglutamate desuccinylase/aspartoacylase family protein, whose amino-acid sequence MSNKTWLTRARLAIVVVWLAVVVPGALQLYEHRHFREPVVLGPGVTEVKKLGDYSPAVRGTVNDCNVYVLDSGVPGGTMLVLGSSHPEEPGAVLSAILIVEQARPTAGRILVVPRANRSASTVTRPGDAYPQFFTIETEWGERRFRMGDRWANPLDSWPDPEVYVHYPSRQMLAYMDVRNLNRAWPGRESGLIVERTTFALTELIKKEKVDVVIDLHEAELEYSVISTIVAHQRAADVAAMVSMMLSSMEFKIGVEYSPEKLHGLSHRELGDYTDALVFEPETPEPFLDRVRGVTDERLLLEGKDEFVMAAGRRGLLYEKIDESGWPIEVRVGRHNSTIAKIAEMYTSFYTERPILLEGLPLYSELVASGVGKYLADPEAVPSERVAYD is encoded by the coding sequence ATGTCAAACAAGACATGGCTGACCCGGGCAAGGCTCGCGATCGTGGTAGTCTGGCTGGCCGTTGTAGTCCCCGGAGCGCTGCAGCTCTATGAACACAGACATTTCCGCGAGCCCGTCGTGCTCGGGCCCGGGGTGACGGAGGTCAAGAAGCTGGGCGACTATTCGCCCGCGGTGCGGGGCACCGTGAACGACTGCAACGTATACGTCCTGGACAGCGGAGTGCCGGGCGGGACCATGCTCGTCCTCGGGAGCAGTCATCCCGAGGAGCCTGGGGCGGTTCTCTCAGCAATCTTGATAGTTGAGCAAGCCCGCCCGACGGCGGGAAGGATACTCGTAGTTCCCAGGGCAAACCGGAGCGCGTCCACGGTGACGAGGCCGGGAGACGCTTATCCCCAGTTCTTCACCATCGAGACGGAGTGGGGTGAGCGCCGGTTCAGGATGGGTGACAGATGGGCCAACCCACTGGACTCGTGGCCCGATCCGGAGGTGTACGTCCACTACCCCAGCAGACAGATGCTTGCATACATGGACGTCCGGAACCTCAACCGTGCGTGGCCCGGGCGCGAGTCGGGCCTCATCGTGGAGCGGACGACCTTTGCCCTGACGGAGCTCATCAAGAAGGAGAAGGTCGACGTGGTGATCGACCTTCATGAGGCCGAACTCGAGTACTCGGTGATAAGCACCATTGTGGCCCACCAGAGGGCGGCGGACGTTGCCGCCATGGTATCGATGATGCTCTCGTCCATGGAGTTCAAGATCGGGGTGGAATACTCTCCGGAGAAGCTGCACGGCTTGTCGCACAGGGAGTTGGGTGACTACACCGACGCTCTGGTGTTCGAGCCCGAAACGCCCGAGCCGTTCCTCGACAGGGTCCGCGGCGTAACAGATGAGAGGTTGCTCCTAGAGGGCAAGGACGAGTTCGTGATGGCCGCGGGCAGGCGCGGGCTCTTGTACGAGAAGATCGACGAGTCCGGGTGGCCGATCGAGGTGAGGGTAGGTCGGCACAATTCCACCATAGCGAAGATAGCCGAGATGTACACGAGTTTCTATACCGAAAGACCGATTCTGCTCGAAGGTTTGCCTCTTTACTCAGAGCTCGTGGCGAGCGGGGTCGGGAAGTACCTGGCCGACCCTGAGGCGGTGCCCTCGGAACGAGTGGCGTACGACTGA
- the pgsW gene encoding poly-gamma-glutamate system protein, giving the protein MSGWGMRSGRVPPAFVLLAAVVALGGFWVARVSAPDEVSLLPYNDAQIEAAELMRRCTEVIRDHRLRLGLPIDRELDPNETGLIGDEFTDITTSVGNLEAKRTATNPAFAALMVRYFEEAGLRPGDVIAVGASGSFPALIIATLSAARALDLEPITIYSIGASMYGATLPDFTFVDMLALLNQERVLPYALAAVSLGGDRDAGEGTLFVDGKRVMEEIARRAGVQVIREDTVEGSIRRRLEVYGALAAGRPIRCFVNLGGATPNYGNTLSSLEFPNGLVMRPPIMSAAPDRGLIFEFSAAGVPVINLLDVRGLALRHGLPVDPVPLPPIGEGRVYETAGYSPAAAAVALILGCAVLCMGAVVGASRGR; this is encoded by the coding sequence ATGTCTGGGTGGGGAATGAGATCGGGCCGAGTGCCACCGGCGTTCGTTCTGCTTGCGGCCGTGGTGGCTCTAGGAGGGTTCTGGGTGGCTCGAGTGTCCGCCCCGGATGAGGTTTCCCTGCTTCCCTACAACGACGCGCAGATCGAGGCGGCCGAGCTCATGAGACGGTGCACCGAGGTCATAAGGGACCACCGACTCCGTTTGGGGCTCCCAATCGATCGTGAACTAGACCCTAACGAAACCGGGCTCATCGGGGATGAGTTCACTGACATCACAACCTCCGTTGGCAATCTCGAGGCCAAGCGGACGGCGACCAACCCGGCGTTCGCCGCCTTGATGGTTCGCTACTTCGAGGAGGCCGGCCTTCGACCCGGGGACGTGATCGCGGTCGGTGCAAGCGGTTCGTTCCCTGCCCTGATCATCGCAACGCTCTCGGCCGCGCGTGCCCTAGATCTGGAGCCCATCACCATATACTCAATCGGCGCGTCCATGTATGGCGCGACTCTTCCGGACTTCACGTTCGTGGACATGCTGGCGCTCTTGAATCAGGAGAGAGTGTTGCCCTACGCGCTGGCTGCCGTGTCTTTGGGGGGCGACAGGGACGCCGGCGAAGGCACCCTGTTCGTCGATGGAAAGCGTGTCATGGAAGAAATCGCGCGACGTGCGGGCGTCCAGGTGATCCGAGAAGATACCGTAGAGGGAAGCATCCGTCGAAGGCTCGAGGTCTATGGAGCGCTCGCCGCGGGACGGCCCATAAGGTGCTTTGTGAACCTCGGAGGAGCGACACCAAACTACGGGAATACCTTGTCTTCTCTCGAATTCCCCAACGGACTCGTCATGCGGCCGCCCATCATGTCCGCAGCCCCGGACCGCGGCCTCATCTTCGAATTCTCGGCCGCCGGCGTCCCGGTGATCAACTTGCTTGACGTGCGCGGACTCGCGCTCAGACACGGGCTTCCCGTCGACCCGGTGCCGCTGCCTCCCATCGGCGAAGGCCGTGTGTACGAGACTGCCGGATACTCCCCGGCCGCTGCCGCTGTAGCCTTGATCCTGGGGTGCGCCGTGCTTTGCATGGGGGCTGTCGTGGGCGCGTCTCGGGGACGGTAG
- the pgsC gene encoding poly-gamma-glutamate biosynthesis protein PgsC: MTLSLSIGIGLVASFFFTEVTGLYGGGLVVPGYIALYLDQPARVAATLALALTTYAVVWAASHFIIMYGRRRFMAMVLVAFWLGWLFGKLGIGMYRAGDVGQEFRAIGYIIPGLIANDVARQGVVRTFAAVVFLSAVVRLALVLVR; encoded by the coding sequence GTGACCCTTTCACTCTCGATCGGGATCGGGCTTGTAGCCAGCTTCTTCTTTACCGAGGTCACAGGGCTTTATGGTGGAGGATTGGTCGTGCCTGGTTACATAGCCCTCTACCTGGACCAGCCTGCACGTGTCGCGGCCACACTCGCCCTTGCCCTCACCACGTACGCGGTCGTGTGGGCCGCTTCACACTTCATCATCATGTACGGGCGGCGGAGGTTCATGGCCATGGTGCTCGTGGCATTCTGGCTCGGCTGGCTTTTCGGGAAGCTGGGCATCGGGATGTATAGGGCCGGGGACGTCGGGCAGGAGTTCCGTGCCATAGGGTACATCATCCCGGGCCTCATCGCGAACGACGTGGCCAGGCAGGGAGTTGTTCGGACGTTCGCCGCGGTAGTATTCCTCTCCGCAGTAGTCCGACTTGCGCTGGTCCTCGTGAGGTGA
- a CDS encoding radical SAM protein, translating into MRHAVWYVTWKCNFACPYCFGVAPPRMMLDRPSAAEASAEQWARAWNRIPGDLVIDITGGEPGLFSSLIEVIERLESDKRCAITTNGTLDARMLSDRVQPSKCVLVTMSYHPSAGRNFERFLNNALLLRHRGFKVSVNYVAHPGQMWLIPTLAAAFQERGIPFHVDPFWQGPQPFYTYAEAENVFLSAHVAPDRTSVYEKASGRYMCTAGSGYFVVIPNGEAYTCLSKGRELENFLGNIFDEKFALLDRPIFCETKVCLNCDLDHTVRHPA; encoded by the coding sequence ATGAGACACGCTGTGTGGTACGTCACGTGGAAATGTAACTTTGCGTGCCCCTATTGCTTTGGGGTGGCGCCCCCTAGGATGATGCTGGACCGGCCCTCCGCGGCCGAGGCGAGCGCCGAGCAGTGGGCGCGCGCATGGAACAGGATTCCGGGCGATCTAGTGATCGATATCACCGGCGGGGAGCCCGGGCTGTTCTCTTCCCTGATCGAGGTGATTGAGAGGCTCGAGTCAGACAAACGTTGCGCCATCACGACGAACGGTACCCTCGACGCGCGGATGCTCTCTGACCGCGTCCAGCCATCCAAGTGCGTCCTCGTGACGATGTCCTATCATCCCTCTGCCGGAAGGAATTTCGAGCGGTTTCTCAACAACGCTCTGCTCTTGAGGCACAGAGGGTTCAAGGTGTCAGTGAACTACGTGGCCCATCCCGGCCAGATGTGGCTCATACCCACTCTCGCTGCGGCGTTTCAGGAGCGAGGCATCCCGTTCCACGTGGATCCGTTCTGGCAAGGGCCCCAGCCCTTCTATACGTACGCGGAGGCGGAAAACGTGTTTCTCTCAGCACACGTCGCCCCTGACCGAACGAGTGTCTACGAGAAGGCTTCCGGCCGGTACATGTGCACCGCAGGCAGCGGGTACTTCGTGGTCATACCAAACGGCGAAGCGTACACGTGTCTCTCCAAGGGGCGGGAGCTGGAAAACTTCTTGGGCAACATCTTCGACGAGAAGTTCGCCCTGCTTGACCGGCCTATCTTCTGCGAGACCAAGGTCTGCCTGAACTGCGACTTGGATCACACGGTCCGCCACCCGGCTTGA
- the pgsB gene encoding poly-gamma-glutamate synthase PgsB: MAFFGLLCAGIALAGIFENLVHARRLRAIPVRIHVNGTRGKSTTTRLIAAGLRAGGRRVIAKTTGTAASIIWEDGSEEPLRRERRLGGHAQGQGPASTACAQGSGREGRGRGRGRASIAEQMRVAALAARRGVDALVLECMALDPENQWVSEHKMIRSTIGVITNVRDDHLDVMGPRLRDAARALSLTIPRRGVLVTAERAFAGVLEERARAVGASVHVVDGSAVPDEVNEAFPYVSFKENVACALKACELAGVPRDVAISGMLAARGDPGVMRILSIKRARASYILVNAFAANDSTSTSLIWSLVRESLVEKGALRDSPSGVPIAVVMNNRADRVPRIRELALLVAREIRPLKVFLVGEAARFAKAQLARNGVALDCVTDLTALREPEAVLDAIGASLPGGAVLFAIGNTKGMGQRLAEFFQRNGEVL; this comes from the coding sequence ATGGCGTTTTTCGGGTTGTTGTGCGCGGGCATCGCGCTCGCGGGCATCTTCGAGAACCTCGTCCACGCAAGGAGGTTGCGCGCCATACCCGTGAGGATTCACGTCAACGGGACCCGCGGAAAGTCCACCACAACGCGCCTGATAGCGGCGGGACTTCGCGCGGGGGGCCGGAGGGTGATAGCCAAGACGACGGGCACGGCAGCCAGCATCATCTGGGAGGACGGGTCCGAGGAGCCGCTGCGGAGAGAGAGGCGATTGGGCGGGCACGCGCAAGGGCAAGGGCCAGCGTCAACAGCGTGCGCTCAGGGATCAGGGCGAGAAGGGCGCGGACGTGGCCGAGGGCGGGCAAGCATTGCCGAGCAGATGAGGGTCGCCGCCCTCGCGGCGAGACGAGGTGTCGATGCGCTGGTGCTCGAGTGCATGGCGCTCGACCCCGAGAACCAGTGGGTGTCGGAACACAAGATGATCCGCTCGACGATAGGGGTCATCACGAACGTCCGCGACGACCACCTTGACGTGATGGGACCGCGACTGAGAGACGCAGCTCGCGCTCTCTCGCTTACCATACCCCGCAGGGGGGTCCTCGTGACGGCGGAGCGAGCCTTTGCCGGCGTCCTCGAGGAGCGGGCGCGGGCGGTGGGGGCTTCGGTGCACGTTGTAGACGGGTCGGCCGTCCCGGACGAGGTGAACGAGGCCTTTCCGTACGTGAGTTTCAAGGAAAACGTCGCGTGCGCCCTGAAAGCATGCGAACTCGCCGGGGTCCCGCGCGACGTGGCCATCTCCGGTATGCTTGCGGCCCGCGGCGACCCAGGGGTGATGCGCATACTCTCAATCAAGCGAGCCCGTGCCTCATACATCCTGGTCAACGCGTTTGCCGCCAACGACTCTACGTCAACTTCTCTCATATGGAGCCTCGTTCGCGAGTCTCTCGTGGAGAAGGGAGCGTTGCGAGACTCGCCTAGCGGAGTTCCCATCGCGGTCGTCATGAACAACCGAGCCGACCGCGTCCCGAGGATTCGAGAGCTTGCCCTCCTGGTGGCAAGGGAGATCAGACCTCTGAAGGTGTTCCTCGTGGGCGAAGCCGCGAGATTCGCCAAGGCTCAATTGGCCAGGAATGGAGTCGCGCTAGACTGCGTAACCGATCTTACGGCTTTGCGCGAGCCCGAGGCGGTGCTGGACGCGATCGGCGCCTCGCTCCCGGGAGGCGCGGTGCTTTTCGCGATAGGCAACACCAAGGGCATGGGGCAAAGACTCGCGGAGTTCTTCCAACGGAACGGTGAGGTGCTGTGA
- a CDS encoding glycosyltransferase: MRICILHPTLNQKGGAENVVIWLARELARRGHQVSVYTAGYSRDLWGSPPEEFDIVDMEIDGIYDVDVWQSVGDLLAPELEDYDLVNPHNYPSYIWAAAAKSRLGEKCPPVVWYCEEPPRHIHWAVTDVHGIGRYPTVAPDPRVEEMERKAVAGMDLILANSAFTARNVSLVYGREAVACPPGVPLPRKKRPPMNAESARSAIRVVSRLTPEKNLGAAIRAMRVLADRNLAPSDTPLQVVGTGHMEGALRQLVSELRLDNVEFLGYLTDDELGSFYDGARIVLYVPIDEPLGLVPLEAMAHGVPVVGSNHGGVAETVIHGMTGYLVDPCVPEEIAEQLGRLLGNEADARDFGEAGRRRIEKEYTIERFATRFMEEIETRLFDEDGCRTHGRCGSCEGGWCHALWLPEERAGKAPFSAEEWADAWSRLRGDWIVDVLGHSPLAEPGLVRALQLLDPRKKIALTTDASSEVIEFVQSIATHRCECVTLRYDPATPVNLHRLLGKALLLQKRGFPVVVNLVADLTVLWVLDDITRVVSDHGVRAHIDPWDFDAKGPPKDARADEVELMRRVVSQDRQSAFEDGPTSCTCTAGSRHLVVTGEGLVYACLTRMRNGDPPIGNLFDPGFEPLEDVISCNEKRCCLGDLDHTRKDSKG, translated from the coding sequence ATGAGAATATGCATCTTGCACCCGACTCTGAACCAGAAGGGCGGAGCCGAGAACGTAGTGATCTGGCTCGCGCGGGAGCTCGCGAGAAGAGGTCATCAAGTGTCCGTATACACTGCAGGATACTCGCGGGACCTCTGGGGAAGCCCTCCCGAGGAGTTTGATATCGTGGACATGGAGATCGACGGTATCTACGACGTCGATGTATGGCAAAGCGTGGGGGACCTCCTTGCCCCCGAGTTGGAAGACTATGACCTCGTGAACCCGCACAACTACCCGTCATACATCTGGGCAGCTGCGGCCAAGTCCCGGTTGGGAGAGAAGTGCCCGCCGGTGGTGTGGTACTGCGAGGAACCCCCAAGGCACATCCACTGGGCGGTAACTGACGTGCACGGCATCGGGAGGTACCCGACGGTCGCTCCGGATCCTCGGGTTGAGGAGATGGAAAGGAAGGCCGTCGCCGGCATGGATCTCATCCTCGCCAACAGCGCGTTCACGGCCAGGAACGTGTCGCTGGTCTACGGCCGAGAGGCTGTCGCGTGTCCGCCCGGGGTGCCGCTCCCCAGGAAGAAACGGCCGCCCATGAACGCCGAAAGCGCAAGAAGCGCGATAAGAGTGGTGTCCCGCCTAACGCCAGAGAAGAACCTCGGGGCCGCCATTCGGGCGATGAGAGTGCTTGCGGATCGGAATTTGGCTCCCTCTGATACCCCACTTCAGGTAGTCGGCACCGGGCACATGGAGGGAGCATTGCGCCAACTGGTCTCGGAATTGCGATTGGACAACGTTGAGTTCCTGGGCTACCTCACTGACGACGAGCTTGGCTCCTTCTACGACGGTGCGAGAATCGTCTTGTACGTCCCGATAGATGAACCACTCGGCCTGGTTCCACTCGAGGCGATGGCCCATGGGGTGCCGGTGGTGGGATCAAATCACGGCGGAGTAGCTGAGACCGTGATACACGGTATGACGGGCTATCTCGTCGATCCTTGCGTACCGGAGGAGATTGCGGAACAGCTTGGCAGACTCCTCGGAAACGAGGCTGACGCGAGGGACTTCGGGGAGGCCGGAAGGCGCAGAATCGAAAAGGAATACACGATCGAACGTTTTGCGACCAGGTTCATGGAGGAGATCGAAACGCGGCTGTTCGACGAGGATGGGTGCAGGACCCATGGCAGGTGCGGGAGCTGCGAAGGTGGCTGGTGTCATGCCTTGTGGTTGCCTGAGGAGCGCGCCGGAAAGGCGCCCTTCTCCGCGGAGGAATGGGCCGACGCGTGGTCGCGCCTTCGCGGTGACTGGATCGTAGATGTGCTCGGCCATAGCCCGCTCGCGGAGCCCGGACTCGTGCGCGCGCTTCAGCTTCTCGATCCTCGGAAGAAGATCGCTCTCACCACGGATGCGTCATCCGAAGTCATAGAGTTCGTCCAGTCAATTGCGACCCACCGTTGTGAATGCGTCACCCTGCGCTATGATCCGGCTACTCCAGTCAATCTGCATAGGCTTCTCGGAAAAGCCCTGTTGCTTCAGAAGCGTGGCTTTCCGGTGGTCGTCAACCTGGTCGCGGACCTCACGGTGCTTTGGGTGCTCGACGACATAACGCGCGTTGTCAGCGATCATGGCGTGAGAGCACACATCGATCCCTGGGATTTCGACGCCAAGGGCCCTCCCAAAGACGCGAGAGCTGACGAAGTTGAACTCATGAGACGCGTCGTGTCCCAGGATAGGCAATCCGCGTTCGAGGACGGACCGACCTCCTGCACGTGCACCGCAGGCAGCCGGCATCTCGTGGTCACCGGAGAGGGGCTGGTTTACGCCTGCCTGACCAGAATGCGAAACGGCGATCCACCCATCGGAAACTTGTTCGACCCAGGGTTCGAACCTCTCGAAGACGTCATTTCATGCAACGAGAAGCGCTGCTGTCTGGGTGACTTGGACCACACAAGGAAGGACTCGAAGGGGTGA